A portion of the Ricinus communis isolate WT05 ecotype wild-type chromosome 10, ASM1957865v1, whole genome shotgun sequence genome contains these proteins:
- the LOC8286500 gene encoding BTB/POZ and MATH domain-containing protein 4 isoform X2, whose protein sequence is MPPPTTSSPPCTPTTSLSITETINGSHRFTIQGYSLAKGIGVGKHIASENFTVGGYQWAIYFYPDGKNPEDNSSYVSVFIALASEGTDVRALFELTLIDQSGEGKHKVHSHFDRSLESGPYTLKYRGSMWGYKRFFRRSMLETSNFLKDDCLRIHCTVGVVVSAIDCSRLHSIKVPESDIGAHFGMLLDNEECSDITFNVHGEKFHAHKLVLAARSPVFESEFFDALEEDIHEVVVTDIEPKVFKALLHFIYKDTLVEDEELSVSSSSSMSSTSDTLIAKLLAAADRYDLPRLRLMCESVLCKDISVNSVAKILALADRYNATDLKSVCLKFAAENLIDGFEYLKENCPLLQSELLKTVAGCEEEFSGGGKSRSVWAQFSDGDDTNDRSVRQQQWGNGGERSRSLWVQLDDDDASRSPRQD, encoded by the exons ATGCCCCCGCCTACGACGTCGTCTCCGCCATGCACCCCAACAACCTCCCTCTCCATAACCGAAACAATTAATGGGTCTCATCGATTCACAATTCAAGGCTACTCTTTAGCTAAAGGTATTGGCGTTGGTAAACACATCGCCAGCGAGAATTTTACCGTTGGTGGTTACCAATGggctatttatttttacccTGATGGTAAAAACCCTGAAGACAATTCCTCTTATGTCTCTGTTTTCATTGCTCTTGCTAGCGAAGGCACCGATGTTCGTGCCTTGTTTGAGCTAACCCTAATTGACCAGAGTGGTGAAGGTAAACATAAAGTTCATAGTCACTTTGATCGTTCTCTTGAGAGTGGGCCCTACACGCTTAAGTATCGCGGCAGCATGTG gggTTATAAGCGTTTCTTTAGACGGTCAATGCTTGAAACGTCGAATTTCCTGAAGGATGATTGTTTAAGGATTCACTGTACTGTTGGGGTTGTGGTTTCTGCAATTGACTGTTCGAGATTGCATTCTATAAAGGTTCCTGAATCGGATATTGGAGCTCATTTTGGCATGTTATTGGATAATGAAGAATGTTCTGATATCACTTTTAATGTACATGGAGAAAAGTTCCATGCTCACAAATTGGTATTGGCTGCTCGTTCTCCTGTGTTTGAAAGTGAATTTTTTGATGCATTGGAGGAAGATATTCATGAAGTAGTTGTTACTGATATAGAACCTAAGGTTTTTAAG GCCTTGCTGCACTTCATTTACAAAGATActcttgttgaagatgaggAGCTCTCTGTGTCAAGTTCATCTTCCATGTCATCCACATCAGATACATTGATTGCAAAGTTGTTGGCTGCGGCAGATAGATATGACTTACCTAGACTCAGACTAATGTGTGAATCTGTACTCTGCAAGGATATATCTGTTAATTCTGTTGCTAAGATTCTTGCCCTGGCTGACCGTTATAATGCTACAGATTTGAAATCTGTTTGCCTTAAATTTGCTGCAGAAAATCTCATAG ATGGGTTCGAGTATCTCAAAGAGAACTGTCCATTGCTGCAGTCCGAACTCCTAAAGACTGTGGCAGGATGCGAGGAGGAATTCAGCGGAGGAGGAAAGAGCAGAAGTGTATGGGCGCAGTTTTCAGATGGCGATGATACAAATGATAGAAGTGTGAGGCAGCAACAGTGGGGAAATGGAGGGGAAAGAAGCCGGAGCTTGTGGGTTCAacttgatgatgatgatgcaaGCAGGAGTCCTAGACAAGACTGA
- the LOC8286501 gene encoding uncharacterized protein LOC8286501 — protein sequence MGSSSSSSSPPLLLLLPLLLYFTLFLAFLSRATHATTPKGIDLGNPVIDITPSFLNGKFPNRVSRDVLYCERVKVSGHSRIEWGSYANSFRVTLAPSAVIPERLHSKIQVCFHRNSSLALCHCEKDEWRTVQKGMWSSVMSPYDEKYVDVKFIGEVAGPVKISVEEVFQQWRLLCLAVGFLLLLLAPIISSWVPFYYTTSMAIGVFLVVIILLFQGMKLLPTGRKNIFYLSIYGSVLGAGTFILHHISMLVNSILINFGLSEEMHNPVYVFVVVGIVLAGAALGYWIVRKFVISKDGSVDVGIAQFVKWAMRIVAATLIFQSTLDILLALITFQSLYVVCFLINGLTRRNQVYQSHSRGGSPWLQQGRQVTAKHNRTEFLSRSGKMSSGGKMWGSPKSASGWSNSPVKGTKDQQDFISTFHKTPKQKKFTETEWEDFTRDSTQQAVGEWAASPEVAAWLVENADRIQLIPSDCSSEDTVGSESDSTDETIGGSGKKFCLFNW from the exons ATGggctcctcttcttcttcttcttctcctcctcttcttcttctgcttcCTCTTCTCTTATATTTCACTCTCTTTCTCGCGTTTTTATCACGTGCCACTCACGCCACCACTCCCAAAG GTATTGACCTTGGGAATCCAGTTATTGATATCACTCCGTCATTTCTTAATGGAAAGTTTCCTAACCGTGTCTCTAGAGATGTTTTATACTGTGAACGAGTTAAAGTGTCTGGTCATTCAAGAATAGAGTGGGGGAGTTATGCCAACTCTTTTCGAGTTACTTTGGCTCCATCTGCTGTAATACCAGAGAGATTGCATAGCAAAATACAAGTTTGTTTTCATCG GAATTCTTCGCTCGCATTATGTCATTGTGAAAAGGATGAGTGGAGAACTGTTCAAAAGGGCATGTGGAGCTCCGTCATGTCTCCTTATGACGAGAAATATGTTGATGTGAAGTTTATTGGTGAAGTTGCAGGTCCTGTCAAAATCTCTGTTGAAGAAG TTTTTCAGCAATGGCGTCTCTTGTGTCTAGCAGTGGGATTTCTGTTACTATTGCTGGCACCAATTATCAGCAGTTGGGTTCCTTTTTATTATACAACCTCAATGGCAATTGGTGTTTTTCTTGTTGTTATTATCCTTCTTTTCCAG GGAATGAAATTATTGCCAACTGGAAGGAAAAATATCTTCTATCTTTCCATCTATGGATCAGTG CTTGGTGCTGGCACTTTCATTTTACACCACATCTCGATGCTGGTAAATTCCATTCTCATCAACTTTGGGCTTAGTGAAGAGATGCACAATCCA GTCTATGTATTTGTAGTAGTGGGGATTGTGCTCGCAGGAGCTGCTTTAGGGTACTGGATTGTGAGGAAATTTGTAATCTCAAAAGATGGGAGTGTTGATGTTGGCATAGCCCAGTTTGTGAAATGGGCAATGCGGATCGTGGCGGCCACCTTAATTTTTCAG AGTACTCTGGATATTCTTTTAGCATTGATCACCTTTCAGTCTTTGTATGTCGTCTGCTTTCTCATCAATGGATTGACAAGGCGTAATCAAGT ATATCAATCTCATTCTCGAGGTGGAAGTCCTTGGCTTCAACAGGGAAGACAGGTGACTGCAAAGCACAATCGCACTGAATTCCTTAGCAGGTCTGGTAAAATGAGCTCTGGAGGGAAGATGTGGGGTAGTCCAAAGAGCGCATCTGGTTGGTCTAACTCTCCTGTCAAAG GGACAAAAGATCAGCAGGATTTCATTTCAACCTTCCACAAGACACCAAAGCAGAAGAAGTTCACTGAGACAGAGTGGGAGGATTTTACCAGGGACTCGACCCAGCAAGCCGTTGGAGAATGGGCAGCATCACCAGAAGTTGCTGCTTGGCTGGTTGAGAATGCTGATCGAATTCAACTAATACCAAGTGATTGCAGCTCAGAAGATACAGTTGGAAGTGAGTCAGACTCTACAGACGAGACTATTGGTGGAAGCGGCAAGAAGTTTTGCTTGTTTAATTGGTAG
- the LOC8286506 gene encoding LOB domain-containing protein 20: MAEPGRDASSDTRRKGIGKRSSVECQSVAEPAPQVTVAAAAPCGACKFLRRKCINGCIFAPHFGSDQGAARFAAVHKVFGASNVSKLLLHIPVNRRHEAVVTISYEAQARLSDPVYGCVSTILALQQQVASLQAELTMVQTQLINSRFAMANVLQNSQQQQQHIAMLQPAYSNNSSASTNLINMSSFTSNFDLVTDTAPSSLSLDPIQLSRPSQEDEEDEEESQIPSIFADEIPHRR; the protein is encoded by the exons ATGGCTGAGCCAGGACGTGATGCCTCCTCCGACACTCGAAGGAAGGGCATCGGGAAGCGTTCTTCGGTCGAGTGCCAGTCGGTTGCTGAACCAGCTCCACAGGTAACAGTTGCCGCTGCAGCTCCATGCGGTGCATGCAAGTTCTTGAGGAGGAAATGTATTAATGGCTGCATTTTTGCACCTCACTTCGGTTCAGACCAGGGTGCAGCCAGGTTCGCAGCGGTGCACAAGGTATTTGGTGCTAGTAATGTGTCTAAGCTATTGCTTCACATTCCGGTTAATAGGAGACATGAAGCTGTTGTTACAATATCTTATGAAGCTCAGGCAAGGCTATCTGATCCAGTTTATGGCTGTGTCTCCACCATTCTTGCGTTGCAACAACAG GTAGCATCTTTGCAAGCTGAGCTTACAATGGTCCAAACTCAACTAATAAACAGTAGATTTGCAATGGCAAATGTCCTTCAAAATTCACAACAGCAGCAACAACATATTGCAATGCTTCAACCAGCCTATTCAAACAACTCATCAGCTTCTACTAACCTAATCAACATGAGCAGTTTCACCTCCAACTTTGACCTAGTAACTGACACAGCTCCTTCTTCTCTTAGCTTGGATCCTATCCAGCTTTCACGGCCATCTCAGGAAGACGAAGAAGACGAGGAAGAGAGTCAAATTCCAAGCATCTTTGCTGACGAAATACCTCACCGGAGATGA
- the LOC8286504 gene encoding histone-lysine N-methyltransferase SUVR3, whose translation MNKKQENNQNPLIQWANHILPYLTPQELSNTSLTCKSLLQISKTITLNRSLDASQSFENNNRIPFHNPLGNIPYAYFLYTQSHLLPSQSPKRQSWGGATCVSSSQGDGDGIFKCDCDCEGCEQEDDASGVDFVLGLEEMEMGIMSECGATCECGLKCRNRLTQRGVSVKLKIVRDLRKGWGLFADQFICQGQFVCEYAGELLTTKEARSRQKIYDELTSTGWFSSALLVVREHLPSGKACLRVNIDATRIGNVARFINHSCDGGNLSTMLVRSTGALLPRLCFFASRDIKEGEELTFSYGEIRLRSKGLRCFCGSSCCFGTLPSEHT comes from the exons ATGaacaagaaacaagaaaacaatCAAAACCCTTTAATCCAATGGGCAAATCACATCCTTCCCTATCTAACACCACAAGAACTGTCAAACACCTCCTTAACATGCAAATCCCTTTTGCAGATCTCCAAAACAATCACTCTAAACCGGTCTCTAGACGCTTCCCAATCTTTCGAAAACAACAATCGAATTCCATTTCACAATCCACTGGGTAACATCCCGTACGCCTATTTCCTCTACACTCAATCTCACCTTCTCCCTTCCCAATCTCCTAAACGTCAATCTTGGGGTGGTGCCACGTGTGTTTCCTCCTCGCAAGGTGATGGTGATGGCATATTTAAGTGTGACTGTGACTGTGAAGGGTGTGAACAGGAAGATGATGCAAGTGGGGTTGATTTTGTTTTGGGATTGGAGGAGATGGAAATGGGGATAATGAGCGAGTGTGGAGCGACTTGTGAGTGTGGGTTAAAGTGTAGGAATCGGTTGACCCAGAGAGGGGTTTCGGTTAAGCTGAAGATTGTTAGAGACTTGAGAAAAGGTTGGGGCTTGTTTGCCGATCAGTTTATTTGTCAAGGCCAATTCGTATGCGAGTATGCGG GTGAACTCTTGACGACCAAAGAAGCTAGAAGCCGACAAAAGATTTATGATGAGCTGACATCGACTGGCTGGTTTTCTTCTGCTCTTTTGGTTGTGAGAGAGCATCTTCCATCAGGGAAGGCTTGTTTGAGGGTGAACATTGATGCCACAAGAATTGGAAATGTTGCACGATTCATTAACCATTCTTGTGATGGTGGTAATCTATCAACAATGCTAGTTAGAAGCACAGGAGCTCTGTTACCTCGCCTTTGTTTCTTTGCTTCTAGAGATATAAAAGAAGGGGAAGAGCTCACATTTAGCTACGGGGAGATCAGGCTGCGGTCCAAGGGCTTGCGATGTTTCTGTGGCAGCTCTTGCTGTTTCGGAACGTTACCATCAGAACATACTTAA
- the LOC8286502 gene encoding uncharacterized protein LOC8286502 — protein sequence MGDPEAPQELDQSTKLTEENEDVDLRKESEEEVGECGFCLFMKGGGCKDAFVAWENCIQDAENNNEDIVEKCFEVTAALKKCMEAHPDYYEPILQAEKAQEEEAKKSSHEEKGSNNSESNVTDKGQEEEARKKPDEEKVPNKSESNVAEKETE from the exons ATGGGAG ATCCTGAAGCCCCACAAGAATTGGATCAGTCGACAAAACTCActgaagaaaatgaagatgTAGATCTGAGAAAAGAGAGCGAGGAAGAGGTGGGAGAATGTGGTTTTTGTTTGTTCATGAAGGGGGGTGGGTGCAAAGATGCCTTTGTAGCATGGGAGAATTGTATCCAAGACGCAGAGAACAACAATGAGGATATCGTGGAGAAGTGCTTTGAGGTGACTGCAGCCCTGAAGAAATGTATGGAAGCTCATCCTGATTACTATGAGCCGATTTTGCAGGCAGAGAAGGCTCAAGAAGAGGAGGCCAAGAAGAGCTCACATGAAGAAAAAGGGTCTAACAATTCTGAATCAAATGTGACTGACAAGGGTCAAGAAGAGGAGGCCAGGAAGAAACCAGACGAAGAAAAAGTGCCTAACAAATCTGAATCAAATGTGGCTGAGAAGGAAACAGAGTAG
- the LOC8286503 gene encoding probable zinc metalloprotease EGY1, chloroplastic: MGTLTSCSFSTVNLRVRSGLIANNLRDRFPAFHLGNKKKKFFFCRGISKREVFSSNLNIIRCFSTSNNNNHNDTNKNLDNNNNNANANENENGVQDSSVKTVSLQDNDDPADNPPTSSVSSTPPPTISPVGPAYNNFQVDSFKLMELLGPEKVDPTDVKLIKDKLFGYSTFWVTKEEPFGDFGEGILFLGNLRGKREDVFSKLQNQLVEVTGDKYNLFMVEEPNSDGPDPRGGPRVSFGLLRKEVSEPGPTTLWQYVIALLLFLLTIGSSVELGIASQINRLPPEVVKYFTDPNATDPPDMELLFPFVDSALPLAYGILGILLFHEVGHFLAAFPRKVKLSIPFFIPNITLGSFGAITQFKSILPDRSTKVDISLAGPFAGAALSFSMFAVGLLLSSNPTAAGELVQVPSMLFQGSLLLGLISRAVLGYAALHAATVSIHPLVIAGWCGLTTTALNMLPVGCLDGGRAVQGAFGKGALTGFGLTTYTLLGLGVLGGPLSLPWGLYVLICQRAPEKPCLNDVTEVGTWRQAAVVTAIFLVVLTLLPVGDELAEELGIGLVTTF, encoded by the exons ATGGGAACTCTGACAAGCTGTAGTTTTAGCACAGTGAATTTGAGAGTCCGCTCAGGTCTCATTGCTAACAATTTGAGAGACAGGTTTCCAGCGTTTCACCTtggaaacaagaagaagaagttctTTTTCTGTAGAGGGATTTCAAAAAGGGAggttttttcttctaatttgaatataattaGGTGTTTTAGTacttctaataataataatcataatgatactaataaaaatttagataacaacaacaataatgcGAATGCGAATGAGAATGAGAATGGTGTTCAAGATTCCAGTGTCAAAACGGTGTCGCTTCAAGACAATGATGACCCAGCTGATAACCCACCTACTTCTTCTGTTTCTTCAACG CCACCACCAACTATATCTCCAGTTGGACCAGCTTACAACAACTTCCAAGTTGATTCTTTTAAATTGATGGAGCTACTTGGACCTGAGAAGGTTGATCCAACCGATGTGAAGCTAATCAAGGACAAGCTTTTTGGCTATTCAACCTTCTGGGTAACAAAAGAAGAGCCTTTTGGAGATTTTGGCGAGGGCATTCTTTTCCTTGGTAACTTAAGGGGAAAAAGGGAAGATGTTTTCTCCAAGCTCCAGAATCAGCTGGTTGAAGTCACTGGTGATAAATATAACCTCTTTATGGTGGAGGAACCCAATTCAGATGGACCAGATCCCCGAGGTGGGCCACGCGTTAGCTTTGGTTTACTTCGGAAAGAGGTGTCAGAACCAGGGCCAACAACACTTTGGCAATATGTGATTGCTCTTTTGTTATTCCTTCTAACCATTGGCTCGTCTGTGGAGCTAGGAATTGCATCTCAA ATTAATCGTCTTCCGCCTGAGGTAGTGAAGTACTTTACAGATCCAAATGCCACCGATCCACCCGATATGGAGCTACTATTCCCATTTGTGGACTCGGCTTTGCCCTTAGCTTATGGTATTTTGGGAATTCTGTTATTTCAT GAAGTTGGGCACTTTCTGGCTGCTTTCCCAAGGAAAGTAAAGCTAAGCATTCCTTTTTTTATTCCAAACATTACTCTTGGCAGCTTTGGTGCAATCACTCag tTCAAATCAATTCTTCCTGATCGGAGTACAAAAGTTGATATTTCACTTGCTGGTCCCTTTGCTGGTGCTGCACTCTCTTTCTCAATGTTTGCTGTTGGCCTGCTGCTTTCATCAAATCCAACTGCTGCAGGAGAATTAGTACAGGTTCCTAGCATGCTATTTCAAGGCTCCTTGCTTCTTGGATTAATCAGCAGAGCCGTTCTTGGTTATGC AGCATTGCATGCTGCAACAGTTTCTATTCATCCCTTAGTGATAGCGGGCTG GTGCGGCTTAACTACAACAGCTCTGAATATGCTTCCAGTGGGGTGCCTTGATGGTGGAAGAGCTGTACAG GGTGCTTTTGGGAAAGGTGCACTAACTGGGTTTGGGTTGACAACTTACACGTTGCTTGGTTTGGGAGTG CTTGGTGGACCATTATCACTTCCATGGGGACTGTATGTTTTGATATGTCAG AGGGCACCAGAAAAACCATGCTTAAATGATGTGACAGAGGTTGGGACATGGAGGCAAGCAGCTGTTGTAACAGCTATATTCTTAGTGGTATTAACACTCCTTCCAGTAGGGGATGAACTTGCTGAGGAACTAGGTATAGGTCTTGTAACCACATTTTAA
- the LOC8286500 gene encoding BTB/POZ and MATH domain-containing protein 4 isoform X1 — translation MPPPTTSSPPCTPTTSLSITETINGSHRFTIQGYSLAKGIGVGKHIASENFTVGGYQWAIYFYPDGKNPEDNSSYVSVFIALASEGTDVRALFELTLIDQSGEGKHKVHSHFDRSLESGPYTLKYRGSMWGYKRFFRRSMLETSNFLKDDCLRIHCTVGVVVSAIDCSRLHSIKVPESDIGAHFGMLLDNEECSDITFNVHGEKFHAHKLVLAARSPVFESEFFDALEEDIHEVVVTDIEPKVFKALLHFIYKDTLVEDEELSVSSSSSMSSTSDTLIAKLLAAADRYDLPRLRLMCESVLCKDISVNSVAKILALADRYNATDLKSVCLKFAAENLIAVMRSDGFEYLKENCPLLQSELLKTVAGCEEEFSGGGKSRSVWAQFSDGDDTNDRSVRQQQWGNGGERSRSLWVQLDDDDASRSPRQD, via the exons ATGCCCCCGCCTACGACGTCGTCTCCGCCATGCACCCCAACAACCTCCCTCTCCATAACCGAAACAATTAATGGGTCTCATCGATTCACAATTCAAGGCTACTCTTTAGCTAAAGGTATTGGCGTTGGTAAACACATCGCCAGCGAGAATTTTACCGTTGGTGGTTACCAATGggctatttatttttacccTGATGGTAAAAACCCTGAAGACAATTCCTCTTATGTCTCTGTTTTCATTGCTCTTGCTAGCGAAGGCACCGATGTTCGTGCCTTGTTTGAGCTAACCCTAATTGACCAGAGTGGTGAAGGTAAACATAAAGTTCATAGTCACTTTGATCGTTCTCTTGAGAGTGGGCCCTACACGCTTAAGTATCGCGGCAGCATGTG gggTTATAAGCGTTTCTTTAGACGGTCAATGCTTGAAACGTCGAATTTCCTGAAGGATGATTGTTTAAGGATTCACTGTACTGTTGGGGTTGTGGTTTCTGCAATTGACTGTTCGAGATTGCATTCTATAAAGGTTCCTGAATCGGATATTGGAGCTCATTTTGGCATGTTATTGGATAATGAAGAATGTTCTGATATCACTTTTAATGTACATGGAGAAAAGTTCCATGCTCACAAATTGGTATTGGCTGCTCGTTCTCCTGTGTTTGAAAGTGAATTTTTTGATGCATTGGAGGAAGATATTCATGAAGTAGTTGTTACTGATATAGAACCTAAGGTTTTTAAG GCCTTGCTGCACTTCATTTACAAAGATActcttgttgaagatgaggAGCTCTCTGTGTCAAGTTCATCTTCCATGTCATCCACATCAGATACATTGATTGCAAAGTTGTTGGCTGCGGCAGATAGATATGACTTACCTAGACTCAGACTAATGTGTGAATCTGTACTCTGCAAGGATATATCTGTTAATTCTGTTGCTAAGATTCTTGCCCTGGCTGACCGTTATAATGCTACAGATTTGAAATCTGTTTGCCTTAAATTTGCTGCAGAAAATCTCATAG CTGTCATGCGCTCAGATGGGTTCGAGTATCTCAAAGAGAACTGTCCATTGCTGCAGTCCGAACTCCTAAAGACTGTGGCAGGATGCGAGGAGGAATTCAGCGGAGGAGGAAAGAGCAGAAGTGTATGGGCGCAGTTTTCAGATGGCGATGATACAAATGATAGAAGTGTGAGGCAGCAACAGTGGGGAAATGGAGGGGAAAGAAGCCGGAGCTTGTGGGTTCAacttgatgatgatgatgcaaGCAGGAGTCCTAGACAAGACTGA